One Apodemus sylvaticus chromosome 14, mApoSyl1.1, whole genome shotgun sequence DNA window includes the following coding sequences:
- the Smim32 gene encoding small integral membrane protein 32 → MYGDVFNATSGPEAAGSGALAPGATVKAEGALPLELATARGVRDGSATKPDLPTYLLLFFLLLLSVALVVLFIGCQLRHSAFAALPHDRSLRDARAPWKTRPV, encoded by the coding sequence ATGTACGGCGACGTGTTCAACGCCACCAGCGGGCCGGAGGCGGCGGGAAGTGGCGCGCTGGCCCCGGGAGCCACGGTCAAGGCAGAGGGCGCTTTGCCGCTGGAGCTGGCCACCGCGCGTGGAGTGCGGGACGGCTCGGCCACCAAGCCCGACCTGCCCACCTACCTgctgctcttcttcctcctgctgctgtcCGTGGCGCTCGTCGTCCTCTTTATCGGCTGCCAGCTGCGCCACTCGGCCTTTGCTGCGCTGCCCCACGATCGCTCGCTGCGCGACGCCCGTGCGCCCTGGAAGACACGACCGGTATAG